A window from Podospora bellae-mahoneyi strain CBS 112042 chromosome 1 map unlocalized CBS112042p_1, whole genome shotgun sequence encodes these proteins:
- a CDS encoding uncharacterized protein (EggNog:ENOG503NW11; COG:Q), translated as MASEVESIGKSDPTQVSENNKPDSLDHATNEKNDAPAVTPPPKDPQARPEREATFKDYLRVFTYATKWDFAMMVAAGVASIGAGTTMPLMNIVFGRLIGDFNNYFTPAAQSQSDFEAQTNKMALYIFGLFIARFGLNYINKFCFRLIGIRMSAAIRLHYMRSLFGQTIHVLDSMPSGAAASTITGTSNTLQLGISEKLGTFLEFSSTITTAIIVAFTYDWALALVTSSVILFIALVIGTMLPFILKGQTRLTKAEAKGTSVATESFSAIRMISSCGAESRMAKKYAEWVKKARQAAQFSSPFFSIQFGGIFFGLYGSFALAFWYGMKSVVEGRIDNIGTIIIVLTSVMMMVISLERISTPLIAVSKAMVAAAEFFAVIDAPKPKMGTLKEPDVTADQDIVFEDVVFAYPSRPSKKVLDGLNLRIAANMNTAIVGPSGSGKSTIVGLIEGWYTLHDQYVIAKAVAKDPAKEKKEKEKEKKRKEGKVVEKSEDEEEDEPAPIDAEDVGPPVELSGSISTCGKELGDIDIKWWRSQIGLVQQEPFLFNNTIFENVATGLIGTEHENASKEEKMKLVKEACAESFADEFIDRLPDGYETQVGDSGAKLSGGQRQRIAIARSIIKKPKILILDEATSAIDVRGERIVQAALERASKGRTTITIAHRLSTIKNADRIVVLQNGKVAEEGTHDGLLANELGVYYGLVHAQKLSLGEDTGEDNLQEEDIAAVLTREKSAAISEKDGTKKSVPVWKDRNLINGFGKLLSEQKSRFPFYIIALIGAMGAASAIPIQAYLFAQVVGVFQDPLNLLEGATFWSKMWAALAAGVGFSYFLTTYVSTSVEGFISAAYKQEYFESILFQPTSYFDKDDNATGQLTARLSSDPQALKEMLGINIMMMLIGVFSLIGALAISFAFGWKLALVATCVTVPMGLLAGYYRIRYELQFNAMNEAVFQESSKFGAESISAFRTVSALVMEDSICNRYSNLLNGHVTGAYKKARWTTFIFAYADSVGLGCTALILWYGGRLLAAREYDVIAFLVTYMAMIQGAESAGQWLSFGPNAAQAAAAANRILQARDSKIKDSISAAEQIPDTEGGIAIELRDVFFKYPTRDVSIFRGLNITIEKGQFAALVGASGSGKTSIVSLLERFYDVDKGQILFNGKDISEVNVFEYRKLLSLVAQEPSLFHGTIRENILLGVDPEQVSEEELHNCCKDASIHEFIMSLPEGYNTNIGSRGVSLSGGQKQRLSIARALIRNPRVLLLDEATSSLDSESEKLVQKAFERVAKGRTTVAVAHRLATIQGADVIYVLGEGKVLEKGNHNELLRKKGVYWHMCHNQALDR; from the exons ATGGCAAGTGAGGTAGAGAGTATAGGGAAATCAGATCCCACCCAAGTTTCTGAAAACAACAAACCGGACTCTCTCGATCATGCCACCAACGAAAAGAACGATGCGCCTGCTgtgacaccaccacccaaggaCCCTCAGGCGCGCCCTGAAAGAGAGGCTACTTTCAAGGACTACCTACGGGTCTTCACCTATGCGACAAAATGGGACTTTGCCATGATGGTGGCCGCTGGCGTGGCTAGTATCGGCGCTGGTACCACGATGCCGCTCATGAACATTGTCTTTGGAAGACTGATTGGCGACTTTAACAACTACTTCACCCCCGCTGCTCAGTCACAGTCGGATTTCGAGGCACAAACCAACAAGATGGCGCTGTACATCTTTGGTCTGTTCATCGCCCGCTTCGGCCTCAACTACATCAACAAGTTCTGCTTCCGTCTCATCGGTATCCGCATGTCTGCCGCTATCAGATTGCATTACATGAGATCTCTCTTTGGCCAAACGATTCATGTGCTTGACTCGATGCCCTCTGGAGCCgcagccagcaccatcaccggAACATCCAACACGCTGCAGCTCGGTATCTCAGAGAAGCTGGGCACCTTCCTCGAGTTTtcttccaccatcaccaccgccatcatcgtcgcTTTTACTTACGATTGGGCCCTCGCTCTCGTTACATCCTCCGTCATTCTATTCATTGCTTTGGTCATCGGCACCATGCTCCCTTTTATTCTCAAAGGTCAAACAAGGctcaccaaggccgaggcaAAGGGCACATCTGTCGCGACAGAGTCCTTCAGCGCCATCAGAATGATCAGTTCCTGCGGCGCAGAGTCTCGCATGGCGAAGAAGTACGCCGAATGGGTCAAGAAGGCGAGACAAGCCGCCCAGTtttcctctcccttcttctcgatcCAGTTTGGCGGCATATTCTTTGGCCTGTACGGTTCTTTTGCTTTGGCTTTCTGGTACGGGATGAAGTCTGTGGTGGAGGGACGGATCGACAACATTGGGACGATCATCATTGTGCTCACAtctgtgatgatgatggtcatCTCTCTCGAGCGCATCTCCACCCCGCTTATTGCGGTTTCAAAGGCTatggttgctgctgccgagtTTTTTGCTGTTATCGATGCGCCAAAGCCGAAGATGGGAACGCTCAAGGAGCCGGATGTGACTGCGGATCAGGATATTGTTTTTGAGGACGTGGTGTTTGCTTACCCGAGTCGGCCGTCAAAAAAGGTGCTGGATGGGCTTAACTTGAGGATTGCGGCGAATATGAACACGGCTATTGTTGGGCCTTCGGGGTCGGGGAAGAGCACGATTGTGGGGCTGATTGAGGGGTGGTATACGCTTCATGATCAGTATGTTATTGCCAAGGCTGTGGCGAAGGATCCggcgaaggagaagaaggagaaggagaaggagaagaagaggaaggaggggaaggttgttgagaagagtgaggatgaggaggaggatgaaccGGCGCCTATTGATGCTGAGGATGTTGGTCCTCCTGTTGAGCTGAGCGGGAGTATTTCGACTTGCGggaaggagttgggggaTATTGACATCAAGTGGTGGAGATCGCAGATTGGTCTTGTTCAGCAGGAGCCCTTCCTGTTCAATAATACCATCTTTGAAAATGTCGCTACTGGGCTTATTGGGACTGAGCATGAGAATGCGTCCAAGGAAGAGAAGATGAAGTTGGTCAAGGAGGCTTGTGCTGAGAGTTTTGCTGACGAGTTTATCGACCGGTTGCCGGATGGTTATGAGACCCAGGTTGGAGATTCCGGTGCCAAGTTGAGCGGTGGGCAGAGACAGCGCATTGCTATTGCCCGGAGTatcatcaagaagcccaagattCTGATTCTGGACGAGGCTACCTCTGCCATTGATGTTCGCGGAGAGCGCATCGTTCAGGCTGCGCTCGAGAGAGCCTCCAAGGGccgcaccaccatcactaTTGCCCATCGGCTGTCTACCATCAAGAACGCAGATCGCATTGTTGTCTTGCAGAACGGAAAGGTCGCTGAAGAAGGTACCCATGACGGTCTTCTTGCCAACGAGCTCGGTGTCTACTACGGTCTTGTTCACGCCCAGAAGCTGTCGCTTGGTGAGGACACTGGCGAGGATAACCTCCAGGAGGAAGATATCGCTGCCGTTCtgacgagggagaagagCGCCGCAATCTCAGAAAAGGACGGCACCAAGAAGAGTGTTCCCGTTTGGAAGGATCGCAACCTCATCAATGGTTTTGGCAAGCTCCTGTCAGAGCAGAAGAGCAGGTTTCCCTTCTACATCATCGCCCTCATCGGTGCCATGGGAGCGGCCTCTGCTATTCCCATTCAAGCTTACCTCTTCGCTCAAGTCGTCGGCGTCTTCCAAGACCCCCTCAATCTGCTGGAAGGAGCCACATTCTGGTCCAAGATGTGGGCTGCCCTCGCTGCCGGCGTGGGCTTCAGCTACTTCCTCACAACCTACGTCTCAACCAGCGTCGAAGGCTTCATCTCGGCTGCTTACAAGCAAGAGTACTTTGAATCAATCCTCTTCCAACCCACATCCTACTTTGACAAAGACGACAATGCCACTGGCCAGCTCACCGCCCGGTTATCGTCTGACCCTCAGGCCTTGAAAGAAATGCtcggcatcaacatcatgatGATGCTCATCGGCGTCTTCTCCCTGATCGGCGCCCTTGCCATCTCCTTCGCTTTTGGCTGGAAACTCGCCCTGGTAGCCACCTGCGTCACCGTCCCTATGGGTTTGCTGGCGGGGTACTACCGCATCCGTTACGAGCTCCAATTCAACGCCATGAACGAAGCCGTCTTCCAGGAGTCGTCCAAGTTTGGCGCCGAGTCCATTTCCGCCTTCCGCACTGTCAGTGCTCTCGTCATGGAAGACAGCATCTGCAACCGGTattccaacctcctcaacgggCACGTAACCGGCGCGTACAAAAAGGCTCGCTGGACAACCTTCATCTTTGCCTATGCTGACTCTGTCGGGCTGGGCTGCACCGCTCTCATCCTCTGGTACGGCGGCCGTCTCCTCGCCGCAAGGGAATACGACGTCATCGCCTTTTTGGTTACCTACATGGCCATGATCCAGGGTGCTGAGTCGGCCGGTCAGTGGCTTTCCTTCGGACCCAACGCTGcgcaggctgctgctgcggcgaaCAGGATTTTGCAGGCGAGGGATAGCAAGATTAAGGATTCCATCTCCGCGGCGGAGCAGATTCCCGACACGGAGGGGGGAATTGCTATTGAGTTGAGGGATGTTTTCTTCAAGTATCCCACGAGAGACGTTTCCATCTTTCGGGGTTTGAACATCACGATTGAGAAGGGCCAGTTTGCCGCTCTTGTTGGTGCGTCTGGGTCGGGGAAGACGTCGATTGTTTCGTTGCTGGAGCGGTTTTATGATGTGGATAAGGGGCAGATTTTGTTTAACGGGAAGGATATCTCCGAGGTTAATGTTTTTGAGTACCGGAAGTTGTTGTCGCTTGTGGCGCAGGAGCCGTCGCTTTTCCACGGGACGATTAGGGAGAATATTCTCCTGGGTGTGGACCCGGAACAGGTcagtgaggaggagctgcatAATTGCTGCAAGGACGCGAGTATACATGAGTTCATTATGAGTTTGCCTGAGGGGTATAACACGAATATTGGGAGCAGGGGTGTTAGTCTGTCGGGAGGGCAGAAGCAGAGGTTGAGTATCGCGAGGGCGTTGATTAGGAATccgagggtgttgttgttggatgagGCGACTAGTTCGTTGGATTCGGAGAGCGAGAAGTTGGTCCAGAAGGCGTTTGAGAGGGTTGCCAAGGGGAGGAcgacggtggcggtggcgcATCGGTTGGCGACGATTCAGGGGGCGGATGTGATTTATGtgttgggagaggggaaggtgttggagaaggggaatCACAAtgagttgttgaggaagaagggggtttATTGGCATATG TGCCATAATCAGGCTTTAGACCGTTAG
- a CDS encoding uncharacterized protein (EggNog:ENOG503NWN0; COG:Q), translating into MDSTDEFSPYREDGKLYGFVCVVTGASHPIGQAIIQELAAHGAAAIYACDHPPSSNTTTTAQSTSLPSPSPSHHLTKIIPYPTSPPSPAIEHETLALIDEILASFGRLDIWICSPIPLPSSPPPSIFSTTTPILHSLFETHALGPFFALKHAPAAMGKLSPQKGGYPNAVRKTQKYGSIITVIGGEGEKGGGVEYEMVRGAVLGVVKGGVGVLKGTGVRGNAVCVGFVGEGGEERDDVPLGRAAKPREIARVVGFLASGFSSYVTGASLVVDGGVSAMGPNIVPI; encoded by the exons ATGGACTCGACAGACGAATTCAGCCCCTATCGTGAGGATGGAAAGCTT TACGGCTTCGTCTGCGTAGTAACCGGCGCCTCCCACCCCATAGGACAAGCCATCATCCAAGAGTTAGCCG CCCACGGAGCGGCAGCCATCTACG CATGcgaccaccccccttcctctaacaccaccacaaccgcccaatccacctccctcccctccccttccccctcccaccacctcacaaAGATAATCCCTtaccccacctcccctccctccccagcaatAGAACACGAAACCCTCGCCCTAATCGACGAgatcctcgcctccttcgGCCGCCTAGACATCTGGATCTGctctcccatccccctcccctcctcccccccgccctcaaTCTTTTCCACTACAACCCCCATTTTACACTCCCTCTTCGAAACCCACGCCCTCGGCCCATTCTTCGCGTTGAAGCACGCCCCCGCAGCAATGGGCAAGTTATCACCCCAAAAGGGGGGCTACCCGAACGCTGTGAGGAAAACGCAAAAATACGGGAGTATCATCACTGTTattggtggtgaaggggaaaagggaggcGGGGTGGAGTACGAGATGGTACGGGGtgcggttttgggggttgtgaaagggggggttggggtgctgaaggggacgggggtgagggggaacGCGGTTTGCGTTGGTTTTgtcggggaagggggggaggagagggatgatgTGCCGCTTGGGAGGGCTGCGAAACCTAGGGAGATCGCGAGGGTGGTTGGGTTTCTCGCGAGTGGGTTTTCGAGTTATGTCACGGGGGCCagtttggttgttgatgggggggttAG TGCTATGGGTCCGAATATTGTTCCCATTTAA
- the ATP3 gene encoding atp3 gamma subunit of the F1 sector of mitochondrial F1F0 ATP synthase (EggNog:ENOG503NYDF; BUSCO:EOG09263TQ5; COG:C), translated as MLSRAARPALRAGAAASSRAAAPAATFATLREIEGRLKSIRNIEKITKTMKIVASTKLNRAQRAMTESRSYGETSNKVYQSAETKPLEGEGKKKLVVVCSSDKGLCGGVHSGLARFIRRRAATEGDNFDLVILGEKAKAQLSRTHAKNIVLNFSGVGKDVPTFTEAQSIVDQIVQLQGDYSEVEILYNKFINATSYEPTIIEGFSEEAFANSPNFAAFEVEEGVLPNLREYTLANSLYWALAEGHACEISARRNAMDNASKNAGEMISKYQILFNRTRQAVITGELVEIITGATASADM; from the exons ATGCTGTCAAGAGCTGCCCGTCCGGCTTTGAGAGCCGGCGCTGCCGCCTCCTCCCG GGCTGCTGCTCCGGCCGCCACCTTCGCTACCCTCCGTGAAATCGAGGGCCGCCTCAAGTCGATTCGCAACATCGAGAAGATCACCAAGACGATGAAGATCGTTGCCTCGACCAAGCTCAACCGTGCCCAGCGTGCCATGACTGAGTCGCGCAGCTACGGCGAGACCAGCAACAAGGTCTACCAGTCGGCCGAGACAAAGCCcctcgagggcgagggcaagaagaagctcgtcgtcgtctgcAGCTCCGACAAGGGTCTTTGCGGTGGTGTTCACTCTGGTCTTGCCCGCTTCATCCGCCGAAGGGCTGCCACCGAGGGGGACAACTtcgacctcgtcatcctcggcgagaaggccaaggcccAGCTCTCCCGTACGCATGCTAAGAACATCGTCCTGAACTTCTCTGGTGTTGGCAAGGACGTCCCCACCTTCACCGAGGCTCAGTCCATCGTCGACCAGATCGTCCAGCTCCAAGGCGACTACTCCGAGGTTGAGATTCTCTACAACAAGTTCATCAACGCCACCAGCTACGAGCCCACCATCATTGAGGGATTTTCCGAGGAGGCCTTTGCCAACTCCC CCAACTTTGCCGCtttcgaggtcgaggagggtgtccTTCCCAACCTCCGCGAGTACACCCTTGCCAACTCGCTCTACTGGGCTCTTGCTGAGGGTCACGCTTGCGAGATCTCTGCCCGCCGCAACGCCATGGAT AACGCTTCCAAGAACGCTGGTGAGATGATCAGCAAGTACCAGATTCTCTTCAACCGCACCCGCCAGGCCGTCATTACCGGCGAGTTGGTTGAAATTATCACTGGTGCCACCGCCTCTGCGGACATGTAA
- the TOP1 gene encoding DNA topoisomerase 1 (COG:L; BUSCO:EOG09260MRU; EggNog:ENOG503NUJJ): MASDSSDDDRPLAGTNGHKSAPKISPATDRKMDKLASRARPAPPNVSIRNGPVEDNAMDIDTTPNGGPKRKARSSVGQTVSYKDESDSDDGAPLLTISQAKRQKSKHKQEDSDSDDEPIARKKNGARLPPSIKNTAMVDSSDDDQPLGTKIAQRKAAIEKSAGKKKPAAKKAIKDESDDEPLAKPKKRQSNGVSAAKKTNGIKKEELDSDSDAPIAKKVKKEAPAKAKVKAAAAPAKKGRLVKEESVANSAADEEEEEEYRWWDAPKKEDDSIKWTTLEHNGVLFPPAYEPLPKDVKLIYDGTPVNLHVDAEEVATFFGAMLHSTQNVENPTFQKNFFKDFRDVLKETGGAKDQNGKPVDIKEFAKLDFTKIFEYYKGLSEAKKARPAAEKKAEKAEKDKFEAPYMYCKWDGRKEKVGNFRVEPPGLFRGRGEHPKTGTVKKRVMPEQVTINIGKEAKVPDPPAGHKWKAVQHDNKATWLAMWQENVNGNYKYVMLAANSTVKGQADYKKFEKARELNKHIARIRADYTAELKSEIMAERQRATAMYLIDKFALRAGNEKDTENEAETVGCCSLKFEHVTLREPNTVIFDFLGKDSIRFYNEFTVERQVFKNLKLFKKPPKADGDDIFDRLTTSQLNKHLSNYMPGLTAKVFRTYNASHTMSTLLQSLSVENRTMAEKIKLYNDCNREVAVICNHKRTVGAAHEAQMEKLADRIKGLKYQKWRTKMMMLDLDPKLKKKKGAEYFALDEDITQEWLLEHQKFLVEEQRTKIQKKFEKDNEKRVADGEAELDEKELKERLKVAAELEAKYKKENKTKKVEAEGKGPAVEKLEAAVSKFDERIKTLELQCADREGNKEVALGTSKINYIDPRLTVVFAKKFNVPIEKFFSKTLRDKFKWAIESVGDDDTWEF, encoded by the exons ATGGCTTCCGACAGTTCTGACGATGACAGGCCTTTGGCAGGCACGAACGGTCACA AGTCCGCTCCCAAGATCTCACCAGCCACCGACCGCAAGATGGATAAACTCGCTTCCAGGGCCCGTCCGGCGCCCCCAAACGTCTCGATTCGCAACGGCCCTGTGGAAGACAACGCGATGGACATCGACACCACACCCAACGGAGGCCCCAAGCGGAAAGCGCGCAGCTCTGTTGGTCAGACGGTCAGTTACAAGGACGAGTCGGACAGTGACGATGGCGCGCCTCTG CTTACCATCTCCCAGGCCAAGCGTCAAAAGTCCAAACACAAGCAAGAAGACTCCGATAGTGACGATGAGCCAATTGCGAGAAAGAAGAATGGCGCCAGGTTGCCTCCTTCCATCAAGAACACCGCCATGGTTGATTcctctgatgatgatcagcCTCTTGGAACCAAGATCGCTCAGAGGAAGGCGGCGATTGAGAAGTCTgctggcaagaagaagccggcTGCGAAGAAGGCGATCAAAGACGAGTCGGATGACGAGCCGCTGGCTAAGCCCAAGAAGCGTCAATCAAATGGTGTCTCAGCCGCGAAAAAGACCAACGGCATCAAGAAAGAGGAGTTGGATTCGGATTCGGATGCCCCCATCGccaagaaggtgaagaaggaggctcCTGCCAAAGCCAAGGTCaaggccgctgctgctcctgccaaAAAGGGCAGGTTGGTCAAGGAGGAATCGGTGGCCAACAGTGCTGctgacgaagaggaagaggaggagtatCGGTGGTGGGACGCGCCAAAGAAAGAGGACGATTCCATCAAGTGGACCACCTTGGAGCACAATGGTGTCCTCTTCCCGCCCGCCTACGAGCCTCTCCCCAAGGATGTCAAGCTCATATATGACGGCACGCCGGTCAATTTGCATgtggatgccgaggaggtggcgaCATTTTTCGGTGCGATGCTTCATTCCACCCAGAACGTCGAGAATCCCACCTTCCAGAAGAACTTCTTTAAAGATTTCAGGGATGTTCTCAAGGAGACCGGTGGTGCCAAAGACCAGAATGGCAAGCCTGTTGACATCAAAGAGTTCGCCAAGCTCGACTTCACCAAGATCTTTGAGTACTACAAGGGTCTCAGCGAAGCGAAAAAGGCTCGCCCGGctgctgagaagaaggcggaaaaggctgagaaggacAAGTTCGAGGCGCCCTACATGTACTGCAAGTGGGATGGCCGGAAAGAAAAGGTGGGCAACTTCCGCGTCGAACCGCCTGGACTTTTCCGTGGCCGTGGTGAGCATCCCAAAACCGGCACTGTCAAGAAGCGTGTCATGCCTGAGCAAGTCACGATCAACATCGgcaaggaggccaaggtcCCAGATCCGCCGGCCGGACACAAGTGGAAGGCTGTGCAACACGATAACAAGGCGACATGGCTCGCCATGTGGCAGGAGAACGTCAACGGCAATTACAAGTATGTGATGCTGGCTGCCAACAGTACCGTCAAGGGCCAAGCCGACTACAAGAAGTTTGAGAAGGCTCGCGAGCTCAACAAGCATATTGCGAGGATCCGAGCCGACTATACCGCTGAGCTCAAGTCCGAGATTATGGCTGAACGACAACGCGCCACCGCCATGTATCTCATTGACAAGTTTGCGCTCAGAGCTGGCAATGAGAAGGACACCGAAAACGAGGCCGAGACGGTAGGCTGCTGTTCGCTCAAGTTCGAACACGTTACGCTCAGGGAGCCCAACACGGTTATTTTTGACTTCCTGGGGAAAGACAGTATCCGCTTCTACAACGAGTTCACGGTGGAACGGCAGGTCTTCAAAAACTTGAAGCTGTTCAAGAAGCCTCCAAAGGCGGATGGTGATGACATTTTTGACAGGCTCACA ACCTCTCAACTCAACAAGCATCTCTCCAACTACATGCCCGGCCTCACAGCAAAGGTGTTCCGTACCTACAATGCCTCCCACACGATGTCAACACTTCTTCAATCTCTCTCGGTCGAAAACAGGACCATGGCTGAGAAGATCAAGCTGTACAACGATTGCAACCGTGAGGTGGCTGTGATTTGCAATCACAAGCGTACGGTTGGCGCAGCCCACGAGGCGCAAATGGAGAAGCTTGCAGACCGCATCAAGGGCCTCAAGTATCAGAAGTGGCGCAccaagatgatgatgcttgaTCTCGATCCCAAGcttaagaagaagaagggtgccGAGTACTTTGCACTCGACGAGGACATTACCCAGGAGTGGCTCTTGGAACACCAGAAGTTCCttgtggaggagcagaggacCAAGATCCAGAAGAAGTTTGAGAAGGACAACGAGAAGCGCGTTGCCGATGGCGAAGCTGAGTTGGACGAaaaggagctcaaggagcgCCTCAAGGTGGCTGCGGAGCTCGAAGCCAAGTACAAGAAGgagaacaagaccaagaaggtggaggccgagggcaagGGCCCCGCCGTCGAGAAGCTTGAGGCGGCCGTCAGCAAGTTTGATGAGCGCATCAAGACGCTCGAACTGCAATGTGCCGATCGTGAGGGCAACAAGGAGGTGGCCCTGGGCACATCCAAGATC AACTACATCGACCCCCGTCTCACAGTCGTTTTCGCCAAGAAGTTCAACGTTCCTATTGAGAAGTTCTTCTCCAAGACGCTACGCGACAAGTTCAAGTGGGCGATTGAGTCGGtcggcgacgacgacacgTGGGAGTTCTGA
- the CRH1_2 gene encoding transglycosylase (CAZy:GH16; COG:G; EggNog:ENOG503NUG7) produces the protein MTINVDFRRGSVDSFIASGGTPSYSSDGVTFSVSRPGEAPQLSSLFYIMFGRVEVTMKAAPGAGIVSSLVLLSDTLDEIDFEWLGADDSEVQTNYFSKGQTTTYNRGQFNPAPNNQGEFITYIIDWTPQRIQWYVGGTLVRTLGYDEAEGQFPQTPMQVKFGAWSGGDSATNPPGTVEWARGPTDYSRGPFSMVVRGAVVTDYSTGKSYTYGDNSGTWQSIRSEGGKVYGNSGGAGGITVTASAAPVATDVSPTVPVGGIGQGDTATQTGWPWEPTGTDGGRGGQGAIPEGWRITPDGKLRPVGGSTVSE, from the coding sequence ATGACAATCAACGTCGACTTCCGCCGCGGCTCGGTCGACTCCTTCATCGCCTCCGGCGGCACCCCTTCCTACTCCTCCGACGGCGTGACCTTCTCCGTCTCCCGCCCCGGCGAAGCCCCCCAGCTCTCCTCGCTGTTCTACATCATGTTTGGCAGGGTGGAAGTAACGATGAAAGCCGCCCCCGGAGCCGGGATTGTCTCCTCGCTAGTTTTGCTGTCGGACACGCTAGACGAGATTGATTTCGAATGGCTAGGCGCAGACGACAGTGAAGTGCAGACGAATTACTTCTCAAAGGGGCAGACGACGACGTATAACAGGGGGCAGTTCAACCCTGCGCCGAATAATCAGGGGGAGTTTATCACTTATATTATTGACTGGACGCCGCAGAGGATTCAATGGTATGTTGGGGGAACGTTGGTCAGGACGTTGGGGTAtgatgaggcggaggggCAGTTTCCTCAGACGCCGATGCAGGTTAAGTTTGGGGCTTGGTCTGGGGGGGACAGCGCGACGAATCCTCCTGGGACGGTGGAGTGGGCTAGGGGCCCGACGGATTACTCTCGAGGGCCGTTTAGTATGGTTGTGAGAGGTGCGGTGGTGACGGATTATAGCACGGGGAAGAGTTATACTTATGGGGATAATAGTGGGACGTGGCAGAGTATTAGgtcggagggggggaaggtttATGGGAATAGTGGTGGGGCGGGGGGGATTACGGTTACGGCGAGCGCGGCGCCGGTGGCGACAGATGTGAGTCCTACTGTCCCGGTTGGGGGGATTGGGCAGGGGGATACGGCTACGCAGACGGGGTGGCCTTGGGAGCCTACCGGGacggatggggggaggggggggcagGGGGCGATTCcggaggggtggaggatcACGCCGGATGGGAAGTTGAGGCCGGTTGGGGGTAGCACTGTGAGTGAGTAA
- a CDS encoding uncharacterized protein (EggNog:ENOG503PQXC): MSSEACCPLHLPQTPTVLLRNPGCWPWAIDTVEICLGTLCSVVTWEYTVQNDINRGYSRIDRGQQQHADQPTTTTDDFLFHPSPGLMLFSCLVFGCAVSSFTQRRQSQDPLQLFVYTTLLGAAALVGYARRESAHLILLGYLPWATCAAMTLSISGHSLYRLLKTGSGATKDEEKAQLLGG; this comes from the exons ATGAGTTCAGAAGCATGCTGCCCTCTCCACCTACCGCAAACACCCACAGTCTTACTTCGGAACCCTGGGTGTTGGCCCTGGGCGATTGACACTGTCGAGATCTGCTTAGGCACTCTCTGTAGTGTTGTCACCTGGGAATACACCGTTCAAAACGATATCAATCGAGGATACAGCAGA ATCGACcgagggcagcagcagcatgcagaccaacccaccaccaccaccgatgaCTTCCTTTTTCATCCATCCCCGGGGCTGATGCTCTTCTCATGCCTGGTCTTTGGTTGCGCCGTGTCTTCGTTTACCCAGCGACGACAGAGCCAAGATCCTCTTCAACTATTTGTGTACACCACGCTTCTCGGTGCTGCAGCTCTTGTTGGATATGCACGTCGAGAGAGCGCCCACCTGATCCTCCTGGGGTACTTACCCTGGGCCACATGCGCGGCTATGACCCTAAGCATCTCAGGACATAGTCTGTACAGGTTGCTCAAGACTGGTTCTGGAGCAACCAAGGACGAAGAAAAGGCCCAACTTCTCGGTGGTTAA
- a CDS encoding uncharacterized protein (EggNog:ENOG503PMXC), with product MERPGFPHGQLPPRARDQDVHSKAKILSCGGMIGTSILFPLANGEGNSFRTITLILFIITAIAFHAIYTEPFIRSGPSTAPVALVLLLLVVIAAGPTRKDLVPWLPLFVTAWSLVTLMMNKHMATASAHLSISADYPFTGVTIRAETERSFQSMSSQDRRQPQFESNRQNPLYFGRHGPPSRYSQRTSTMSSDISLSSMPAQRQEHWDPHTQAFFDNQEMQELARDLPEPTLPRTQHDQESDLNTETETQASETARFLLGRQ from the exons ATGGAGCGCCCCGGTTTTCCCCATGGGCAGCTGCCTCCACGAGCGCGAGATCAAGATGTTCATAGTAAGGCCAAAATCTTGTCCTGCGGTGGCATGATTGGCACATCTATTCTTTTCCCCTTGGCCAACGGCGAAGGGAACTCCTTCCGCACCAT CACACTCATTCTGTTCATCATCACGGCTATTGCGTTCCACGCAATCTATACAGAGCCGTTCATTAG ATCTGGACCTTCCACGGCCCCAGTTGCCTTGGTCCTATTATTGCTTGTTGTCATTGCCGCAGGCCCTACTAGGAAGGACCTGGTGCCTTGGCTTCCGCTCTTCGTAACAGCCTGGAGTCTTGTCACTCTTATGATGAACAAGCACATGGCAACCGCGTCAGCACACTTGTCAATATCAGCCGACTATCCCTTTACAGGCGTCACAATTAGAGCTGAAACGGAGCGGTCCTTCCAGTCCATGTCCAGTCAGGACAGGCGCCAGCCCCAGTTTGAATCCAACCGCCAAAACCCATTGTACTTTGGACGACATGGTCCACCCTCCAGGTATTCCCAGAGGACAAGCACAATGAGCTCAGACATTTCTCTTTCCAGCATGCCAGCGCAACGCCAGGAGCACTGGGATCCTCACACCCAGGCCTTTTTTGACAACCAGGAGATGCAGGAACTTGCCCGGGATTTGCCAGAGCCCACTCTTCCCAGGACTCAGCATGACCAAGAGAGTGACTTGAACACAGAAACTGAGACCCAGGCGTCAGAGACGGCCCGCTTCTTGCTTGGTCGTCAATAA